The genomic interval tctttcagtctgtttgtttgtctgtctgtctgtcaagttcattgtctgtcaatacatatatttatattagcACTaatttgttctgtctgtctgtctgtctgattgcctgtttctgtattggagaaaaagattttctacaattctgcaaagatgcaatgccaaagttatccttagaaaactttcaaaactgtcacctaatcatggtgatttagatagattatttgattttgacattcaaagtcaagtccattagttaatgactttgttgtttacaaggactgatttgtatttaaaaaatcctagcatatgtacaagtacaatctgtatgagaataaattagctgtctgtctgtctgtctgtctgtctgtctgtccaatacatatattttcaacattgaaatctacaatcaacaaaactaagcaactctactgtcccaattgcacaaaatctctgccaaactaaaactctacagaaaccagccctatatagggctgtacagtaaagcacattaataattgtgtatattgtttattctcttcactttccttgtatgttccagtaagcgggatgtcttcctggaaatcactctagtgttacattgttgtaactgaactgataaacgttgtctccaatatgttgtaaaattggatgcattctgatgaccGTTCTCATCATAAGACAcgagagaaagagtctttctgtctactcattagcaatagtctcggactacaagtagaacatttcattttaacaataactgtttgtagtagtgaagattgttgacaataaacttgattctgtctgtctgcctgtctgtctgtctgtcagtcaatggtagtatattttcataaatgaagttagatacaatagcaagcaaAGGCTAAGTACAGTTTACATtgtccagtctgtctgtctgtctgtctgtctgtctgtctgtcgtttgtcagtcaatttattgttaattaaatggttggtttgtctatttgtccacCCACCCGTTCCTTTGTCTGTTCACTTCTCTTTCTCTGCCTAGTCATTTTTggtttgcctgtttgcctgtctattgtcagtccatctgtatgtttgtttatctctcttatatatatatatatatatatatatatatatatatatatatatatatatatatatatatatatatatatatgtttgtggCAGTGTAACTCAAGAatgattagtgacagattggacctcgtgattgttgactatctacctaattattacGATATtgcgacttagactctttgtgctcccgtccttagggcggatatgtgttgtctgtgttatctgtattacatacaaatatatgggtgtctatatatatatatatatatatatttcagtGTGAGCATGTCATTTAATTTTATGTTGATGTTATGTGTATTGCAAAGGCACCTGCATCTGATCCGGATTTGGAGCAGGCAAAGAGGAAATTAATGGAGAAAGTCTCTCAGTCTCAAGAAGCTGCCGGTTCGGCTAGTAGTGAACCAGACTATAAAGATCTTCTTCATCCAGTGCTTGTACAAAAGCGACAGGTAACACTACACACAACCTAATCTGGTAGTTTGTTGTGGGAGAAAcatattgagacagacagacagacagatagacagacagacagacagacagactgacaaatgtGAAGGAGAGAGACGCCACACCGCGaagagaacaatagttgatggtAAAGATATATAATGAGCAACGTTTTAGTAAAAGCCTTCTTCTGGCTCAACGTATGGCTAAGATGTTTAAAATTTTCAAACAATAGATGTTAATATTGATATCgatgatgttgatatcaaaccaGCTATTTACTAAAGTATGTctgattttatatttaatcCATATGGGTCGAAGGTCACCAGTTTCCTGATCCATTTGGATTCTCTGCACTTGCGGGATAGGTCGTCTTTCAATCCCAGATAGTCAATGATGGTGACTTTCATATTCTCTACAGAGTGCTGTGGTTTGTTGAAATGTCGTCCTACCGGTTTGCCTTCCAGTCGTTTGTTCGTTACGTCTGCTCTGTGATTGTTCATTCGTTGATGGAGGCATTGTCCTGTCTCTCCAACATATTGCATGCCACACTTAGTACACTGTATCAAGTATATCACGTTGCTTGTTTTACAGTTGTACGAGCCTTTGATTTTGTaggtcttctttgttgtgttgcttgtgaATGTATCAGATGTTGTTATTATTGAGCAGGTCTGACATCCCTGAGATTGACATTTGCTGTTGCCTGGTGTGACAGTTCGTTTGTTTACGTCCGAGTAAACTCGGacgtaaacaaacaaactgtaaactcggacataaacaaacaaactgtaaactcggacataaacaaacaaactgtaaaCTCGGACGTAAACCCTAATTGTACAGGAACTGCTGGATAGCGAAGAAGTCATTCTGCACCTTAAGAGAGAACAAGAGAAAGTGAGACTTGAATGTGAAAAGAAACGAAGACCAAAAGACGAGGTACTCGCCGAGTATCAATCATTACAAGACGAAGCAGCCGTGTCCGCagcaaagagacagaaaagTGACAAAGACACAAAACACAGCGACAGCAGCAAAGATTGGACGTCACCGAGTGAAACAGACACACTTGACACATCCGGAACGAGTCACAGCTCACTGAATAGCAGCACTGGCATCACCGACAACAAAGACAGTGAAGATGCGGTACTAGAGCAGCATGGACCAAAAAGTACATAAAACTTtgagtataaaatatttaattatttttaattattttattttattttttgattACGTAAGtactaaatattaaattacaaattttgttattatttttgATTGTAATAAATCGCGTGACGTAAATTAGTTGGGAATGTTTCGATTGCTTGTTGCGGTCACGTGAATAGTGACGTTCCGCGAAATTGCACAAATGTGTTGCCACAAGAAAATCACAGTAAGTGATTGAAATGGTGTGAGTGATATTACTCGACATAATTTGTTATGGTTGGTAAGgtaatcattgatatcaactgagGATAATGGCATATGCTTTTAATTCTCTTTCTACATCCTGATAGTGATGGTTAACTGGCGAACAATTAATGTTAGTTATAGTTGTCCTGACACTTAATTGGCAAACACTACAGCATCATTGATTATTTCATTACCGCATACTATGAGACTGATATGATGTTAGTCTAGtaatagtaattaaatattaattataattaattaattaataatgttgtATTGTTTACCAAGTGTCAGGACAACTATAGCTACTACCATACATCATCAGCTGGGTGCCTCAGCATGCTTATACATCCAGCAGAGATAACTAGAGCGAGATCAAAATTAACAGGGTGGATAGTCACCACCAAAACAGGTGGTTACATGCACAAACAGGTGGTGCATGGTCACTCTCATGATCGAACCAAGAGAATTTAGTCACAGAATTAAGTTAgtaatagtgtgtgtgtgtgtgtgtgtgtgtgtgtgtgtgtgtgtgtgtgtgtgtgtgtgtgtgtttgtgtgtgtgtgtgcgtgtgtgtgtgtgtgtgtgtgtgtatgtgcgtgtgtgtgtgtgtgtgtgtgtgtgtgtgtgtgtgtgcatgtgtgtgtgtgtgtgtgtgtgtgtgtgtgtgtgtgtgtgtgtgagcacgtgtgtgtgtgtgtgtgttgtgtgtgtgtgtgtgtgtgtgtgcgtgcgtggacatgtgtgtgtgtgtgtgtgtgtgtgtgtgtgtgtgtgtgtgtgtgtgtgtgagcacatgtgtgtgtatgtgcgtggtgtgtgtgtgtgtgtgtgtgtgtgtgcacgcgcgcgtttGAAATTTTATGGCAGACGTAGTCACAATCTTGGCAACTTCACAAAATTCATAGTCGTCAAAGATTCTCTAGTTAAGACTTCtacatatatttcattgatatcaaataatgatactaattgttctggcaagtaaacaaaatcccAGGTCTTCAGAGGTGTCACTTTCAGTCTGGCCTGAGTAATTCACTATTCTACTCTAGagcataaaaacaaatttattgggtccaccataacttgagtTACTAGTGGTCAGGATGGCAGCCTTGCTAGAATAATTGGTCGTCACATAAGCACAGTTAGTCagtcgtcaaatgacaacttgacgactactttttcaaacactggTATATGCTTGATATATAATCTGTTTGGTATGATACAGCCACAGACTCCT from Corticium candelabrum chromosome 14, ooCorCand1.1, whole genome shotgun sequence carries:
- the LOC134190144 gene encoding regulatory factor X-associated protein-like, translating into MDPSSIDFPVDHQQSVMRLCTESGCTDAAIGKGRYCKKHRNKQYKQRYRRKKKREAAAPASDPDLEQAKRKLMEKVSQSQEAAGSASSEPDYKDLLHPVLVQKRQELLDSEEVILHLKREQEKVRLECEKKRRPKDEVLAEYQSLQDEAAVSAAKRQKSDKDTKHSDSSKDWTSPSETDTLDTSGTSHSSLNSSTGITDNKDSEDAVLEQHGPKST